The genomic region GACCCTACCAAGGGACGGACCGGGAGAATGGATCAGGGACTGCACCGGCGGATGGACGAGGGGATGAAGCGCGGAAGGCACCGGGGGATGAACAGGGGGATGCACCGGGGGTCCCTCTCTCCGGGTACCGCGCCGGGGGCCGAAGCGGGAGAGCCTCACCCATGCAGGGGCAGTAGAGCAGATAACCCGCCGCATCCCAGGCGGGCGCCGCTTCGCTTCCCTCCGCCATCACCGGGCAGAGCAGCACCGGTAGCACGAAcagcatcatcatcatcatccccaGCACCGACGGCTCCACCACAGCCCCTTCCCCGCCACCGACTCCCGGTACCGCCATCCCGTCATACCCCGCGGGCCCGGCACTGCCGCGGCCACCCCCGGCGCGTGACGTCACTCCCAGAAGGCCCCGCGCAATGGCGCCGCCGGGGCCGGGACCGGAGCCGCGCTTGGCCCGGCCCGGGGCAACGGGGTGAGAAGAACCAGAGGGGCGGCACCGTGAGGAGGGGAGGCGGTGTGGCTGTACCCTCCCCCAGGCCGTGAGGTGCCCTCAGGGCGCTGGGGGGGcgtgtgaggaggaggaggaggaggaggaggaggaggatgcggGGCGGGGTGTGGGGGGGCGTAGGCCGGGCCCGCCTccctcagggctgtggggaggggggggacGATGTTGTCGCTTTGCAGCGGGGCTGTTTCATCCCCACAGCGCTCCCGGGGGTCGCCGTCTCCCGTTTAGACCCCAAGGCAAACGGCGGAGGCGCCGGGGGGGGCCGCGAGGTGCCCGGAGGGCAACTCGCGGCCACCCCCCGGCGCCTCCGCCGTTTGCATGGGGGTTGCGACAGCACTTtagaaaccccccaaaaatcacTCCTAAACCCCTCCTAGTCCCCCCCCTCGACCCCTCCACCGACAGCACCTtataaaccccccaaaatcgCTCCTAACCCCACCAAACCCCCAACTTTGTCTTCTTCCAGGTAGCTTTGAAACTGGCCCCCAGATGGGCGAGGTCGTTcggagggaaaggaggaaccACCTGGTGAGAGTGGCAGAGACTCCCCTGGAGACCTGTGGAGTGGGAGGTAGAAgggttgtgggttttgttgtttaattttgttttctggcaCGTGTAGAGGGGGTTGTAGAACTTTAGAAAGGACAGGCTGCACCCTGAGGGGGTCACATCGTGCTGGCTGGTCCTAAAGTGGCACCTCAGCAGTTTCTGGGTGTTTTATTGTTCCTTTCTGCCCACGCAGGTTCAGCCTGCACAAAACCAACTTCTGTTCTTAGTGAGCATTCTCAAGTCTCACAGAGACACGTTTTCATAGAATCTactggattggaaaagacccccaagatcatcaagtccaacccttggtccaactccagtccctcactcagtgccatggccaagctcaggttaaaaacctccagggatggggaatccaccccctctctgggcagcccattccaatccctgagcactctctctgcaaagaatttttttctgatctccaacttcaatttcccctggcagagcttgagcccatcgtgcccccttgtcctattgctgagtgcctgggagaagagaccaacccccacctggccagaacttcccttcaggcagttccagacagtgctgaggtcacctctgagcctcctcttctccaggctgaacacccccagctccctcagcctctccccacagggcttgtgctccagtcccttctccagcctcgttgctcttctcagttgggttggaagagacctctgagatcatcaagtccaacccttgatccaaccccactgtgatcaccagcccagggcacagagtgccctgggctggtgatcacagtagggttggatcaagacatgttggattctcactctgtgccctgggctggtgatcacagtagggttggatcaagacatgttggattctcactctgtgccctgggctggtgatcacagtagggttggatcaagacatggtggattctcactctgtgccctgggctggtgatcacagtggggttggatcaagacatgttggattctctgtccctggaggtgtttcagaggacactcagtgccacctccagtcccttctccagcctcgttgctcttccctggccccgctccagcccctcaatatccttcctgaactgaggaatcccccctttcccagtgttTTCCCCCCTGAGGGAAGCATTCCAtggtgctgggggtgctggtgcaGTCCCAGGAGTTGTTTCACCTCCCCACAAGTGCTCAGTGAGCACTTTCTTGCCAGGGGTTGGTTTGTTCCCTCGCAGTTGCACATCCTGCCCACAACTGGCACTGCTGTTGATGTGCAGCAGGAAGTTCCTCCTCTGAAGCAATCCTGGAGTGAGAAAGAGCTTGAGGGTTTGATGCTATTTTAAGAAGAGTTTATCAGGCAGCCAAATTAAGTGACAGGAGAtggtttttatttcatctgACCGTTGAACAGTCAGGGTGGTGGTAGAGCTGTTTGAAAACGTTGTGCTTCTCCAACAAGACACACAGAAGGACAACCTGCTGGGAGAGATTAATGTAGATCTTCATCAACATGAAAGCCAGCAGGACtcacaggtttattttttttgaaCAGGAAACAGTTTGAGCTTCTATTATTAATGGATGAGAgggtaaaattaaaaaaagtattaaaaattgCTCATTACTGTAGGAAGTTTGCTAATCCAGAGAGGCAGAATCTGCCTCAGAGTTGAAAAGTGAAAATGCAATGAGTAATCCCACTCTGAAGAGAAGGACCATCTGTTGCCTTCCTGGAAAAGGTGAGATGTTCCTGGTAATTGCaaattctcttctccagctctgttCACTCATGTGTGATGGTTCAGGTTGGTTTGCTCAGAGATggtcctgcccagggcagcaggttGGTATCAGaatgaatgtgaaaaaaaatacaagagagCCTTTGTTTctctgaggagctctgggaggGAATTCTGTGTAAGCAGAGACCAAGAACAAGTGAGAATATGAAAAACTGGAATGAGGAGCAATCCAAAAGACACAAGGGGAGAGGTTTAGAGCTACAGAGACACACCTATCTGCAGTATTTCAGGAGGAAGGACGTGTGACAGGTAACACTGACCTTTAATAGTTGcaaaaaatgtaattcagaaAAAGCTCAACGTATTTGTATTCAGGTAACAGGTtaagggagaagagagagaaaaacactgTGGAGATGGTGATGTTCATAATGCTTGTTGAGTGCTCACACAGGTCTGTGCAGGAGGGAAGAGTGCAGGGAGTTAACACCAGCCTTGTGTGATTGCAGATGGAGAAGTTTTGCTGGTAGAGCAGTTTGGTCCCAGAGGGCTCCGCCAGAAACCACCGGGACGACACCACGGCCAGGCACCCGCAGGCTCCAGTTCTGCTTGACATGGCCCTGTTCCACTAGACCTGCCATGAcggcattttttcccagtgttcCCAACTGGATTCAAGATgcaaagcaggaggaggaagagacagCCTGGAAATTAGTGCCCAGACCGAGAGCTGAAGAGACGGAAAGTCAGGGAAAATGCCAGTGTGAACTATCGGagccctccttccctcccgGGGACAAGCTGAGGACTCACCCACTTCCCCACTCGGAGCAGAGACCCTACAACTGCCCCCAGCTGCACTGTGGCAAGGCCTTTGCCTCCAAGTACAAGCTCTATAGGTAGGTACCTGTGAGTgcctctgcccagcactgccaggagacAGGGGAAAACCCCTCCCTCGTGTCTTTGCTTGAATTTCTGAGAAGCTGGAGGAGGGGAAATGCCCTTTTACTTTGCAAAGCAGTTGAGTCCCAGACATTACCATACTTGGCATCTCTTTAAGTGCCTTCCAGAGAACCTCAGATAATTCTTCATCCCGAGCTTGAGCTGGTTTTCTGATTTACTAAAGAGGAAATTGAAGCAAAAAGTGAAGTTTGCagattaaaaagcaaaagcaaaagcaagagTAGCATTGGCACTCTTAAGCCCCACCTCTGACTTTCACCTCAGGGATATTTCCATGGCAGCTGTTGCTCCAGCATGAAGAAGCAGAGTTCCCATTTATGTAATGAAACACAACACAGAATAATTAAACTGTAATGACTGAGAACTTTAAACTAGACGACCCACAGTGTTAGAAGAGAGCATGAGATACCAAGGTGAAATCAGACCACAGTGGCTTTCAGTAGACCTGGCCACAGCATCATCCTCCTGATGAACTGAAGTCATTCAGAACCTGCAGACGAGCACTTTGTGTCATAAACTGTGAGGTTTTGTTTGCCAGTTCCCCTTTGGCTGcctcagcagagagcaggagctgaggagagGCAGTTGCAGTGCACCTGTGCAGGGGTGGTGCTTTctggggacagtgctgggacagacTCTGTAACTGCTGGGGCTGACTCTGTAACTGCTGGGACAGACTGTAAGTGCTGGGACAGactctgtcactgctggggacaGACTGTAAGTGCTGGGACAGactctgtcactgctggggcagaCTCTGTAACTGCTGGGGCAGACTCTGAAAGTGCTGGGACAGACTCTGTAAGTGCTGGGGCAGactctgtcactgctggggcagaCTGTAAGTGCTGGGACTGactctgtcactgctggggcagactctgtcactgctggggcagaCTGTAAGTGCTGGGACAGactctgtcactgctggggcagactctgtcactgctggggcagactgtcactgctggggcagaCTCTGTCAGTGCTGGGACAAactctgtcactgctggggacaGACTCTCACTGCTGGAACAGACTCTGTAGCTTTGCCTGGAATGTGCTCCTGTGCCTGACCTTTAGTGGGATGCCATCTGGGGTTGTTGTGGGCGGAAGGAAAATTTTGGAAGAGCAGGCTGTGTTCCCTTAGGGCTGGACACTTGTGTAacctttgctgcttttctccccaAAGGCACATGGCCACGCACTCTGCTCAGAAGCCTCACCAGTGCATGTACTGCGAGAAGATGTTTCACCGCAAGGATCACCTTCGGAACCACCTGCAGACCCACGACCCCAACAAGGAGGCCCTGCACTGCCCCGAGTGCGGCAAGAACTACAACACCAAGCTGGGCTTCAGGCGGCACCTGGCCATGCACGCGGCTGCCAGCGGCGACCTCAGCTGCAAGGTGTGCCTGCAGACCTTCGAGAGCACCCAGGTCCTGCTGGAGCACCTCAAGGCCCACTCCAGGCGGGCGTCCGGCGGGGCCAAGGAGAAGAAGCACCCGTGCGACCACTGCGACCGGCGCTTCTACACCCGCAAGGACGTGCGGAGACACTTGGTGGTGCACACGGGGCGGAAGGACTTCTTGTGCCAGTACTGTGCTCAGAGGTTTGGGAGGAAGGACCACCTGACCAGGCACATGAAGAAAAGCCACTCCCAGGAACTGCTGAAGATTAAGACGGAGCCAGTTGACATGTTGGGtctgctcagctgcagctcctctgtcGCAGTGAAGGAAGAGTTGAGTCCCGTCCTGTGTATGGCATCCAGAGACATGATGGGTGGTAAGAGCTTCCCTGGCATGCTGCCTGTGGGCATGTACAGCACACATCTCCAAACCATGCCAAGCTCAGGCATGCCCCATTCTTTGGTTCCTAATTCTCTTCCAATGGGAATGAGCTATCCTCTGGAGTCTTCTTCTCCAATCTCCTCCCCACCGCAACCTCCTCCAAAGTATCAGCTTGGATCTACCTCATATTTGCCTGAGAAACTACCCAAAGTAGAGGTGGACAGCTTTTTGTCAGACTTCCCTGGCAGCCTGTCTCTCTCATCTGGTGAGCCTCAGTCCTCTTCGCCTCAGCCACCCGCCCTGGACGAGGCTTTGCTTTCCAAGAGCCCTGCTAACCTCTCAGaggctctctgtgctgctaACATGGACTTCTCTCATCTTCTTGGCTTCCTCCCCCTGAATCTTCCTCCTTGCAATCCACCTGTATCGTCAGGGGGGTTGGTCATGGGCTACTCGCAGGGGGAGGCGCAGCCACTGCTCACCACTTTGCAACATCAACCTCAAGAGTCTCCCGGAGCCGGGGCCCCGCTGAACTTTGGGCCCCTTCATTCACTGCCCCCCGTCTTCACCTCCAGCTTGAGCACAACCACCCTGCCACGGTTCCACCAGGCATTCCAATAGGCTGGAAATAGCACTGGAGAACAGATCTTTCAGCCACCCTTTCTGTGGAGATGGAGAGCCTTAAAAACGCACAACTCTTCCTTCCCGGAGGGTGtgaaagctctgcagagctgggtcagACAGGAGGTTTCTGATCTCAGAGGGAGCACTTGTAGACTGGAACAGCTGATATCCTGTGTGAGTCCCAGGCCTGTACAGAAGAAAGATTTCAGCTAATAGACTGGATATATTTTATCTAATTTTTAATCTGTGAATCAGGAGCCGCGCTTAGCACTGACCTTCCCTGAGAATCCTGGAGCTGTGTTCCTCTCTGGGAAGGGACTGTCCCTGAGAAGGAGCTGAGGCTCTTTCATCGTGGGCTAAACTTTTGAAGAGTCCAGCTTCCATTTCGTGTTATCACACTGCAATTCTGGCAAACCAGCCAACACCTCCACATGGAGAAGAAGTCAGGATACCCTCTCTGTATGAAGCCAATGGGGAAGAGTCTGTCCTTCCCCACTACCTCTCATCCCATCACCCAACAGCTTACTCCACATCAGTGTTAAGCAACAAGCCTGTTTACATAGGTCGTCACCTCATTTCTTCTTCAGGAGCCATTAGGTTAAAGTTGTTACAGCGGACATTGTTTACACAACACAAATCTGTTTCTGCCATTACAAAAATAGGAGGCACCAGAACACGCTGGGTTCATCTCTGGTGTAGTTAGAACACTGTTTACACAACGAAGTCAGGTTGCACTGATTTCTCTTCACTTACCATGTTCTTCCCCCATGGGGAAATACTCTGCTTTCGGACCActgcctctgcccctggaggCAGCAACTTCCTGCCTTTTCTTGCTGGCTATTCAATGTggaggggatggggcagctctcaCAGCTTAGCTTGGTGTGTGGTGTATGGACAGAGCCCTCTTTAATATCCCCTTCAGGAAAAGAGATCTGGAAACCAAAGCACGTGAGAGAGCTGGGTGAGGAGCTCAGGACATGGAGCACTGGCATACCAGGTGTGGGTGAGAACAGGCTGCAGGCCCTGCTCCCTGGGTTCCCTTGGCATCAGGAACAGAGTATGAGTTTCtagggtttggggtttcttaCCACAACCATTCAGCAAGGTCAGCACCCTTTTCAGCTTATCCAGGAAGGAGTCTCGAGATTCATTTTAGCCTCAATGATGGTAATGTCCAGAAATCAAGAGGAAAAATTGGTCCCACCTTCATGTACACTCTGTCAGTGTATCTGAAGTGTTTTCCCCAACACCAGTACTAACAAATGCTGAGGGTTTGGGCCTGCAGTCACCCTTTCACTCTGAGTTTGGTTCCACTGGCCTTTCCTATTCTCTCCTTCTCAAGCCTTCCCTCCTGAAGTTAAAGTCCTGCATCCCTTGCTCCCTGCACCACCTCTTAAACTCTTCCATGGGCTGTCTGCCTACCAGGGCAGAAGGGTGACACTGGAAGTGGCAGCCAGCTGCTGGTGTCCTTCAGCATCTGTATTGTCCCCTGCCACTTGTACTGCAGATGGGGACACGTGGAGGTCACTCACTCTGCAGTGATGTGTGTTTAtgtccatgggcaggcagaTCTTCATACCTCAGCATTTGGGAACCACTGTAGGCCAATATAAATCAGGAAATCTGTAAATATTGTTCTCCATAAATCTAGAAAATGCAAAATCTACCTCTACTCTGTTATCTCAGCTCCTTGGGCAAACCCAGATGTCCTCCCCAGTCTCCCCAGAGAACACCCTTCAGTCGATGCAGATTCCTTCCTGCTGAGCCATGATCCCACCATGTGACATCAGACGTGCCTCATTTGGTCACAGGCTTGTCCCTCTTCCATTTTActccagaattttatttttaatttagcttAGTAATTCTTCCCAGAATGACTCTTTAGCAATCCATTGATTCTCCAAACATAGATCGGTTGTTTTAGGTTAGCCAGCAATGCTGCAAATAAGACTTTTGTATCAAAATGTAATATAAGATTTATTTACCTCAGCAATATCCTGTGGCAATGATCTCCCTGAGTTGAATGCagtactttttccttttctccactgGAAAATGTTGCCTTTCCAAGTCCAACGAGTGCCTTCTTGTTCTAACCTAGCAAAGGTAAACAGGGCATTGCAGCCAGTCTGTTTACCAGCATTGAATACCTCAGGCCTGTCTTCTATTGCTTTGCTCTTTGCAAATTAAGAGTTTCACACTGTTAACAATTATATGCAAGCCTTATCCCTGTCTTCAGTTGAGgggattattattttttttgagaaataaatgGTCAGAACTGATCACTCACTGCTGGTGAGGATTATCAGATTTATGCAATGCCATCACACACCTCCCATGCAGAACCTTCAGCTTTCTTGCTTTCTGCCTGCATTGTACTCTGAACAGATGTCATCACTGGAGTTCCTTTAGCAGTGGTAGCTAAACTTAGAGCCAGGCATCTTTTTCCTACCAGTAGTCTGTCAAAGAATAAATGGAATTCATTTTGCTATGATTTGCATGTGTGATTTGCTTTCCACAGCTACTCTGTTGAGCAGAACTGCAACAACCTTTGTCCATGCAAGGAGAGTCTAAcccagcaaaggcagcaggtCAGATGCAGCACTGGAGCTGATTCCAGGTGTTTGTACAGGAAAATGGATTCCAAGTTCCTGTTCCACTGTAGAGTTTGTAATCTGAAAGTATTTTACCAGCCAGTGTAAAACTAATGGGACTAAATTCCATTTGAAATAGTGAGTGTGCAATTCAGAACAAATTATATTACAGTGAACAACTTCTACCTgttcataagaaaaaaacatttaagcTGCAGCACTTGAGAATCCTATTCCATTAGGAAGAATGTACCAAGCTGTTAGGAAAACCAGTGGGAACCAGCCAAGCTCCTGCCAATGCAACTGGAGGTGAGGGGCAAAGGTGACCCTGACACACTGAGGGGattgctgcagcacagcctggaatCTGTTCTGTGGTGTATGGGCAGGGCTTTGGGCATGAAGCAATGGCAGCCACTCTGCTGGTTATGTGATAAAAAAGGTTCATCCCAGAaagagtttggttttggtttttgtgtgGTTTGGACGAGTTTGGGGCCAGGACAGCCTGGCAGGGCCCTGTGAACCACCCCACTGTGATCTCTGTTCCTGTATCAGGTGGCATCAGATGGAGCCCAAGAGGAGTGTCTGCAGCAAATAATGGGTCAGGAGGGTCTAcgtaaatacagaaatatttcaaggtGTGGCTGACTTGGGGGGTGTCCAGGAGCAATAGGAACAGTGCAGACTGTGCTGTGTATGTAAGATACAAACCTGAATAACTCCAGTCAGCAAAAGGACAGGACTTGAACTTGCCAGCCTTTATAAATCAGACCCTGGATTTTCAAAAAAACAAGGATTTAACATCCCACTGTTAATGATTCCATCTGAAAACCAGCCAAgccaggccattccctggcaGCAGGGGGTTAGCTCACCTCACATTCCTTCCAGGCTCAGGTTGCCAGAGCCCTGTGAAAGGATGAAGATCTTTTTCCCCACGGGATTACAGCTCACTCAAAATCCATTTGTAGGAAGGAACAACATGTTATCTTGCATTTTCTTCCACTGAATTTCACTTGACAGAATACCCACATGCCATGTTGTGACAGACCCTGTTCTCTGGCTCACAACAGCACTGCTCTTTAGCCTCAGTGTTGAAAAATGGTGTCACTTCAGCTGgaatcccttttttccctccagcagATTGATGATTTCAGTACTTTTGTTGtgagctcagctctgtgttCTTTAATTCCTTCCTTGCTGACAGGTGAAtagcagctgctgggaagatTTCCTGCAGTTCACTGAACAGTCCccatttccttttgctgccaTTGCACCACCTTTGCTGTCTGGACAGAACCACCCTGTGGAGGcatttgctgctgcctgcaaTTAAAATTTCCACAAAGAAATCTTCAAAGATGTTCTTCCCATCACCCAACCTTCTTGCTTATCCTCTCTAATCCCAGTTAGGCTGACTGAATTCTCCCTCAGGTGCCTATTTTTAGTTAATTGCCTGCCGAAGCTGTGGGGATACTCTGCCACTGAAGAGTGAGGTGGATGAATGGCTCAAACAGAACCACTTCAAGTTTCCAACCTCATCCaaaatttgcttcttttccataacttatttctca from Pithys albifrons albifrons isolate INPA30051 chromosome 18, PitAlb_v1, whole genome shotgun sequence harbors:
- the PLAGL2 gene encoding zinc finger protein PLAGL2, yielding MTAFFPSVPNWIQDAKQEEEETAWKLVPRPRAEETESQGKCQCELSEPSFPPGDKLRTHPLPHSEQRPYNCPQLHCGKAFASKYKLYRHMATHSAQKPHQCMYCEKMFHRKDHLRNHLQTHDPNKEALHCPECGKNYNTKLGFRRHLAMHAAASGDLSCKVCLQTFESTQVLLEHLKAHSRRASGGAKEKKHPCDHCDRRFYTRKDVRRHLVVHTGRKDFLCQYCAQRFGRKDHLTRHMKKSHSQELLKIKTEPVDMLGLLSCSSSVAVKEELSPVLCMASRDMMGGKSFPGMLPVGMYSTHLQTMPSSGMPHSLVPNSLPMGMSYPLESSSPISSPPQPPPKYQLGSTSYLPEKLPKVEVDSFLSDFPGSLSLSSGEPQSSSPQPPALDEALLSKSPANLSEALCAANMDFSHLLGFLPLNLPPCNPPVSSGGLVMGYSQGEAQPLLTTLQHQPQESPGAGAPLNFGPLHSLPPVFTSSLSTTTLPRFHQAFQ